The Phormidium sp. PBR-2020 DNA segment TCTTGGTTCACCATCCCTTCGATGATGAGAGTTTACCCCAACTGGTCGTTCCCGATACCCTGGCAGCCTATCAACGGTTGGGCCGCTGGTGGCGGGATACTCATGCGGTTCCGGTGATTGGGGTGACGGGTTCGGTGGGGAAAACCACCACCAAGGAACTGATTGCGGCGGTGTTAGGGATTCATGGCAATGTCCTGAAAACTCAGGAAAACTTCAATAACGAGATTGGCGTTCCCAAAACCCTGTTGCAACTGAATGAGAATCACACCTACGCCGTGGTAGAAATGGCCATGCGGGGAAAGGGGCAAATTGCCGAACTGACCCATATTGCCCGCCCAGATATTGGGGTAATTACCAACGTGGGAACGGCCCATATTGGTTTGTTGGGATCGCGAGAGGCGATCGCCCAGGCCAAATGTGAACTCTTGGCGGAAATGCCCCAAACCGGCTGTGCGGTTCTCAATGCCGATGATGCGTTGTTAATGGAGACGGCGGCCCAGGTTTGGTCTGGGAAAACCGTCACCTTTGGCTTAACCGCCGGGGACTTACAGGGCAAACTGATTGATTCCGAAACCCTAGAATTAGAGGGAATCTCCTATCCTCTCCCCCTTCCCGGCCGCCATAACGCCCTCAATTATCTAGCGGCGATCGCCGTGGCCCGCCTCCTCAACCTCAACACCAACCGCCTCAACCACGGCTTAGCCGTAAATATTCCCAATGGCCGGGCCCAGAAACATCTCCTCCCTGGGGATGTGGTGTTTCTCGATGAAACCTATAACGCCGGACTCGAATCGATGTTGGCCTCTTTAGACTTATTAGCAGAGAGTCCGGGCCAACGTCGTATTGCCGTGTTAGGAACCATGAAGGAGTTAGGGGAACAATCCCTGGACTTTCACCGACAGGTGGGGGAACGGGTGAAGCAATTGAAATTAGATGCCTTGTTTGTCCTCGCCGAACTCCCAGAAGCCGAAGCTATGGCGGATGGGGCCTATGGAATCTCCTTTGTGGATATCGAAAACTTGGAGAGTCCCCAGGCCCATGATGCCCTAGCCTCGCGGTTGCAGGAGTTCTTGCAAGAGGGCGATCGCGTCTTGTTCAAAGCCTCCCATTCCGTCGCCCTCGATCGCATTATCCAACGGCTGAAAGCCTAGGCGGATAGTTTCCCCACTTCTGGCCTCCATCCACCCCCTATCCTATCCAACGAGACTGTGACCTCTGTGAATCGCCTAAACCCACTCCTCAACTGGGGATTACGCCTAACAACTCTCTCCTGTCTCGCCGGTGGTGTCCTGGCGGCGGAGATCTCCCCCCCTCAGAAACAGCAATCCGCCCCCTCCGCCGAGGCCCAAGTCCCCGAGAGGTTCGCCCAATGGTGTCAGCAGCGCGATCGCCTCCCAGAGACGACGCAACGGACCATTGAGGTGATGTTACGTCGCGCCGATCGCCAGGACTGTCTCGAAGCCGAAACCCGCCTGAATGAGATTGACGATCTCAATCTTAGCGCCCAATCCCTCAGTGACTTACGCCCTCTCGCCTCGCTGACGCATCTGACGCGTCTCGATTTGAGTGTCAATGAGATTGAGGACATCTCCCCCCTGGAAAATCTGACCCAATTGGAAGAAGTCTTACTGAGTCTCAACCAGATTGAGGATATCTCCGCCCTAGAACCCCTGGTGAATCTGCGTCTTATCAACCTCGATCGCAATCAAATTGAGGATATTTCCCCCCTGAGTTCCTTAGAAAACTTGCGGGTGTTGTTCCTCAATGAGAACCAGATCGACGATATTTCGGCCCTCGGGAGGTTGCCGGAATTACGATTTTTATTTATCAATGACAATCAGATCGACGATATTTCGGCCCTAACGGGCTTAATCAATCTGCAAACCTTATCCCTCAATCAGAACCAGATTACAGATATTTCCCCGCTGCGGCCCCTGGTTGAGATGTATGAATTGCATCTCGACAATAATCAAATTTCTGACCTCGATGGCTTGCAAGGGATGACGGGTTTAAATGAGTTGTATCTCAGTGGCAATCAAATTCGCAATATCGAGCCATTATCAGCCTTAAATGCCTTGACACAATTGTATGTTCGTGATAATAAAATCAGCGATATCAGCCCTCTCCCTGACTTAGCCAGTCTCAACTGGGTCGACTTTGAGGGAAACGAGATTTTAGACATTTCGCCGTTGGGGGAGATGACGACCTTAGTCCGGGTCATTTTGCGAGACAACCCCGTGACCCCCTCCACCTGTCCCGTGGAACCCTCTATTTGTCAATTTGAACCCGACGTGTAAGACCATTTTGGACGGTAGGGGCGTACCCTTGTGGTCGCCCGGGTGTACCCTTGTGGTCGCCCTCCCTAGATGACGTTGCCCTCATCGGGGTAAACTGATTGACTGTTAAGGATTAACGATTCGCTGATAATGCCTACCTTTCTCCTCGAAGTCGGGACCGAAGAACTCCCCGCCAGTTTTGTCGACGGGGCGATCGCCCAATGGCGCGATCGCATCCCCGCCTCTCTCAGCGAGGCCTTCCTCGAACCGGCCGCAGTGGAGATTTACGGAACCCCACGCCGTCTCGCGGTTTTGCTGCATAACCTCCCCAGTCAACAACCCAATCGCAGCGAAGACATCAAAGGCCCCCCAGTTCGGGCCGCCTACAACGATGGACAACCCACCAAAGCCGCCGAAGGGTTCGCCCGCAAACAAGACGTCTCCCTAGACGACTTAGAAATCCGCGACACGGAGAAAGGAGAATTTGTCTTTGTCCGCAAACAGATTCCCGGCCGGCCCACGGCGGAGATTTTGACAGAACTCATCCCCCAATGGATTTTCAAACTCGAAGGAAAACGCTTTATGCGTTGGGGCGATGGAGATTTGCGGTTTCCCCGTCCCATTCGTTGGCTGGTAGCCCTCCTCGATGAGAGTATTTTACCCCTAACCATTACCAGTGGATCGGATGTGGTGACGAGCGATCGCCACTCCGCCGGCCATCGGGTTCTGCATCCCGATCCCGTCTCCATTAGCAACGCCGCCGACTACCTAGAAAATTTGCGTCAAGCGGCGATCGAAGTCACCCCCCAACGCCGTCGCGACAGCATCATCGAGGGGATTCACCGCTGCGCCGCCCAAGTGGGGGGAACCGCTGATATCCCCGACGACCTCCTCGCGGAAGTGGTGCAATTGGTGGAATATCCCACCGCCGTCCTGGGCAAATTTGACGATGATTTCCTAATTTTGCCCCCGGAAGTCATCACCACGGTCATGGTGTCTCATCAACGTTATTTCCCGGTTCTCAACGCTGAAAAACCCCAAGAACTCCTGCCTTATTTTATCACCATTTCTAACGGTGATCCAGCCAAATCTGACCTCATCGCCGCCGGAAATGAGCGAGTCATTCGGGCGCGATTGGCGGATGGGGAGTTTTTCTATAAAGCCGACTGTGAACAGCCCTTAGAAACCCTCGTTCCTCAGTTGGAAACGATTACCTTCCAAGAAGATTTAGGGACGGTTAAAGATAAAGTCGATCGCCTAACGGCCGTCGCCGACCAACTGGGTCAAGCCCTACATCTATCGGAGTCTGATCAGGCGAACATTCGCCGGGCCTGCTATCTTTGCAAAGCAGACTTAGTGAGCCAAATGGTCTATGAGTTCCCGGAACTGCAAGGGGTTATGGGTGAGAAATACGCCCGAGTCAGTGGGGAAGCCGAAGCCGTTTCTCGGGCAATTTTCGAGCATTACTTACCGCGCGGGGCAGATGATATTTTGCCGCAAACCGTGACCGGACAAATTGTCGGTTTGAGCGATCGCCTCGATACCCTAGTCAGTATTTTTGGCCTAGGCTTATTACCCAGTGGGTCCTCCGATCCCTTCGCCCTCCGTCGCGCCGCCAATGCAGTGGTCAATATCATCTGGGCAGCGAATTTAGAACTCAATCTCAATCAGTTCTTACAGCAAGGCGTGGAGACCTTCAAAACCGCCCATCCCCAAGCCTCCCCCGAGTTACTCACGCAACTGCAAGAGTTCTTCCTGCAACGGTTACAAACCCTATTACAAGATGACAAGGGCATTGATTATGACCTCGTCAATGGAGTATTAGGAGAAGATGACGCCGATTATGCCCAACGGGCGTTAGAGGATGTTTTGGATACCCGCGATCGCGCCGAGTTTCTGCAAAAAATCCGGCAAGAGGGAACCCTAGACGTGATTTATGAAATCGTCAATCGGTCTGCCCGTTTAGCCAAAAAAGGAAGCCTCTCTACCCAAGACTTGAACCCCGAAACCGTCATCAATCCCGAGTTATTTGAATCTTCCGCTGAACAGGGATTTTATGATGCCTTACTGGGGCTATTACCGCGCACCGAAGCCGCCCAGCGAGACCGTAACTATAGCCAACTCATTGAAGGCTTAGTGGAAATTGCGCCCACCGTTCGCGAGTTTTTCGACGGCGAGAACAGTGTCCTCGTCATGGCCGACGACGAAGCCGTAAAAACCAATCGTCTCAATCTCCTGGGACTCTTGCGCAACCACGCCCGCGTTTTAGCCGACTTCGGGGCGATCGTCAAAAACGGCTAATCCCAACCCCCAAAACACCAACTAGAAACCGGGTTTCTCCGAGAAACCCGGTTTCTGACCCCCCAGCCAACCCATCCAAACACCAATTTCTGACCCCCAGCCAACCCATCCAAACACCAATTTCTGCCCCCCAGCCAACCCATCCAAACACCAATTTTTGACCCCCTCAACCCACCCATCCCCGTTCACAGCATCTCACAACATGAGGGGTCTAACCCCTCATTAAACCCCCAAAAACCCATCCGCAACCCATCCCAGCCCCCGTCAGTGATCGTTATCACACCTAACCCGGATTAACATCAGCTATGCCACTGTCATAAAGTGGCATACTAAGGTCATCAAGGGTGTAACAAGGGTCAACAAAAAATGATTTCTACGTTAGTTGAATCCGCATTTCAAACAGGGTGTTTAAGCGTCGCGTCAGAAGGACTCATTCACCAAGTCCTCAGCCACCGCGCCTATGGTCCTACCGACCTAGACGCATTACAACGTCTCTGGTTAGCCGTCGAAGGGGGAAAAATCCAGCGAGAAGCCCAATCTCAATGTACGGTACTATCAAACCTGATGGTTGCCGCTTAGAATTACCAAGAGTCCGTTGTCAGAACAACCCCTTAAACACAGCCGCCTCATTGCCGCCTCCCCCATTTACTATGGCTGGGTCGTTCTCCTAGCCGGGAGTTTAGGGATGTTGATGACCATCCCCGGCCAAACCGTGGGCGTGTCCGTATTCCTCGATAAAATTATCCTCGATCTCGACATCTCGCGATCGCTCGTCTCCTTCCTTTACCTCCTCGGAACCGTCAGCGGTTCCTTTTTTCTGCCCGGCTTCGGACGCTTCATCGACCGTTCCGGCCCCCGCAAAGCCGTCATCCTCATCGCCAGTCTCTTCGCCCTAGCCTGCGTCTACATGGGATTAGTCGCCAACATCGTCATGTTGGCCCTGGGGTTTATCGCCATCCGCAGTTTAGGACAAGGGGCCTTAGCCCTAGTTAGCCTCAACGTCATCAACCTGTGGTTTGTCCGTCGCCGAGGCTTCGCCCTCAGCATCTCAGGAATTGGTCTGGCCCTAGGAATTGGCGTATTCCCCCTCATCATCGAAAGCTTAATCAATCAACTCGGCTGGCGACTGGCCTACGCCAGTTTAGGGGGAGTCGTCGCCCTGACCATCCTACCCCTAGGGGCCCTGTTCTACCGAGAGCAACCCGAACGCTACGGCCTACAACCCGACGGACACCATCAAGCCGGAGAAGCCGTCGCCCTCAGCGAAGTCAACTATACCCTGCCCGCCGCCCGCCGTACCCTCACCTTTTGGATCTTCACCGCCGGAAGTATCTGCGTGGCCATGTTAATCACCGGCCTACTCTTCCACCACTACTCGATTATGGCCAACTCCGGCATTGAGCGGTCTGTAGCGGCCATGGTCTTTGTCCCCTTCGGCGTAATTACCGCCCTCGCCAACCTCATCACCGGAGTCTTACTCGATCGCATCTCACCACGATTTCTCATGGCCACCATGTTACTGCTGATGGGTAGTGCCTTATTCCTTGCCGTACGCATCACCACAGGAGAAGGAATGCTCCTCTACGGCGGTCTATTGGGGTTAATCGAGGGCATGAACGGAGTCTTAAAATCAGGGATATACGCCTACTACTTTGGGCGTTCTCACCTCGGCAGTATTACCGGCTTTGCCACCACCCTCGCCGTCATCGGCACCGCCACCGGTCCCGTCTCCTTCGCCCTAGGGTTCGAGCATTTCGGCAGTTACGGACCCGTCTTAGCCCTAACCGCCTTACCCCCCGTCCTCGTCGCCCTAGCCTTACTCCTCACCCCCTCCCAGCTATTGGAAACCGCCCCATAACCCCCACCCAGTCCAGCCTGAAACCGCCAATTTCCCAGACATTCGGGCCCTTCTGCCTAAAACACGGCCTCCCCAGCGTTAATGAACTAGAGGCAACCCACACTCGATGTCCGGGTTCATTCAGCCAACCCACGAAGGAATCAAAAGAGGGCGACCACAAGAGGGCGACCACAAGAGGGCGACCACAAGGGTACGCCCCTACGTCTTTTCTCTTGCCTTTTGCCTCTTGCCTCTTGCCTTTTGCCTCTTGCCTCTTGCCTTTTGCCTCTTGCCTTTTGCCTTTTTCTCCAATGCTCCAAACCATAAAACCCCTCGACCCGTCCCCGACCAATCCAGAAGCCTGGGACATTCTCAACCACTTTATTCGCAGCTATCAAGACGGGGGAGACTCAGCCCTCTGTCAGCAATTAGCCGCCCAACCCCAATGGCTGAATGGCCAACTGATGGCCGTCATTGAGGGGTCTAAAGATACCCCACCTTGGCCACAGGAAGACTATGGCCAGACCCTCTATCATTTGGGCAACGCCTACCAACACCCCGCCCAACTCGGAGAGTCTCCCTCTCAGAACCAAGCCTGGGCCGTCATCTGTTACCGAATCGCCCTAGAGATTTTCCGTCCCCAACAGTTCCCCCGAGAATGCCTAAACACGGCCCTCGCCTTGGGGGACTTGGGATTCCAGCAGGGAGATTGGCAGATGGCCTTAGATGGCTATTATCTGGGGATAGCGGCCATTAACCACAAACGCACCCAGCCTCTCAACCCGGAAGAAACCCTAGACCTCCTGACCAAGTCCCTCCACATCAACAACTACGCTATCCAAGCGGCCCTAAATCTCTAGGGCCGAACGACCTGGCTCAAACAGACCAGATACCGAGTGTCTCAAGCTGGACAAGTCGCGTTTACCTCGGCTGAAGCCATGACACGAGGAGGACGCAAAGGGCCGGATGGCTCACACACCAGAGACCGGGTGTCTTGAAGACACTCGGTCTCTCAAGCACATTATTTGTCAAAAAATTTCCCCGCATCTGCATAAAAACCTCCCTCCCCAGGGTTAATGGACTAGAACGCCACCCAGGAGGGAAGCCGATGACTATCCAAATTGAGCAAATTGCCCAGTTTCTCGACCATCGAGACTGGCGCTATCGGGTTGAAGCCGAGAAGAACCGCATCATCACCGCCGTGAACTCGGATATCGTCGAGGATTTTGTGATTGTGATTGCGGTGCAGGAGGAGGGCGAGTATCTCAGCCTCTTTGCCCCACAACTCCTTTATCTTAAAGACCATCACTACAAAGGCGTTGCCTTTCAGACCATGTTAGCCATGGCGTGGGAAGTCAAGTTATTGCGTTGGGAATATGACCCCAGTGATGGGGAAGTGCGCAGCAGTACCGGAATCGCCGTGGAGGATGGTCGGGTGACGGAGAAACAGTTTAATCGCTTGTTGTCGGGGTTGATTCAACTGACGGAGGAGGGGATGACGCGGTTGAAGCAGGTGTTGGCGACGGGAGAAGACCCTGGACGAGTGGGGGTCGAGGCGCAGTTACTGGCGGCGTTACGGGAGATGTTGCCGGAAGAACTCCTGGGACAACTGGGGGCGCAATTGCAACAGTTGAGTGACCCAGAGACTTGACCAGAGACCGGGTGTCTTGAAGACACTCGGTCTCTCACCCCAACTCGTTTATGACCCTTCATTGGCGCAATAATCATGATGCACGTTCAACAACTTTGTGAGTTTCTGCAACAGCAACAGTGGGCCTACCAGGCGAATCTCCAAGAACAACAGGTTCAGTTACAGCGAGAGGGGTTGACGGTCTTGATTTCCCTCGAAGACGATGGCAAATTTGTCAAAATCGTTCTTCCCCAACTGTTGACCCTCAACTCAGACCAGCCTCACTATGAACTGGGGTTGCAATGCCTACTGCATCTGGGGTGGCGCTATAAACTGGTGCGCTGGCAACGAGACCCGAGGGATGGGGAAGTGCGCCTCCAAGCGGATTTGCCCCTGGAAGATGGGGAACTCAGTTCACGGCAGTTTTGGCGCACCTTGCAGGGATGCTTGCAGATTGCGCGAGAGGGACGGAAACAGGTGCAACAGGTATTGCAAACCGGGGCTGTCGCCTCCCAAACAGACTCACTGCAACTTCTAGGTCTTTTACTGCAAGCCGAAGTGAACGGGGGGGCTGAGGCGGTGTATGGGGAATTGGATCGACGAGGAGGACGAGTTGACCCCAACTTAGCTGAGGCGGCTCAACAATTTCTTAAGCAGGCGGCAGAATCAGCCAATCCAGAGATGCAGGATGGGTTGGTGGGGGTGATTGGAAATCTCGCCATTCGTCTGCAAGATTATCCCCGAGGTCGTCGAGAGCAGAATGTTGCCATTGCGATTCTACTGTATCAAATCGTCCTGGAAGCCCGACCGAAGCATCGCCTGCCTGACAAGTGGGCGCAAACCCAAAATAACCTGGGGAATGCCTACTCGGACTTGCCCACGGGCGATCGCGCCGGGAACCTGCAACAAGCCATCCGCTGCTATAACGCCGCCCTCACCGTCTGGACTCGTGAGAGGGCACCCTTAGATTGGGCAATGACCCAAACTAACCTGGGTTCTGCCTACTTGCAATTGCCCACGGGCGATCGTGCGGCGAACCTAAAGCAAGCCATTGCCTACTGCCAAAATGCCCTCACCGTGAGGACTCCCGAGACCACACCCTTACAATGGGCAGGAATCCAAACTAACCTGGGGTCCGCCTACTTGCAATTGCCCACCGGTAATCGCGCGGCGAACCTAAAGCAAGCCATCGCCTGCTATGAAGCTGCCCTCCACTTATGGACACCTGAGACGGCATCCTTACAATGGGCAATGACGCAAAATAACCTGGGGAATGCCTACTCGCAATTGCCCACCGGTAATCGCGCAGCGAACCTGCAACAAGCCATCGCTTGCTTTAAGGCCGCCCTCACCATCTGGACTCCCAAGATCGCACCCTTAGACTGGGCAATGACGCAAAATAACCTAGGGAATGCCTACTGGCAAATGCCCAAGGGCGATCACCCTTGGAACCTGCAACAAGCCATCGCTTGCTACCAAAACGCCCTCACCGTCTGGACTCCTGAGACGGCATCCTTACAATGGGCAACGACCAAAAACAACCTAGGTTTAGCCTACTCCAAATTGCCAACGGGAGATCGTGCGGCAAACCTAAAGCAAGCCATCGCCTGCTATGAAGCTGCCCTCAGCGTCAGGAAGCGCGGGACTGCACCCTTAGAATGGGCAACGACCCAAAATAACCTGGGGAATGTCTACTTGCAATTGCCCACCGGTGATCGCGCGGCGAACCTAAAGCAAGCCATCGCCTGCTATGAAGCTGCCCTCAGCGTCAGGAAGCGCGGGACTGCACCCTTAGATTGGGCAGAGACCCAAAATAACTTGGGGAATGCCTATAAGAACTTGCCAACGGGAGATCGTGCCAGGAACCTGCAACAAGCCATCACCTGCTATAACGCCGCCCTCAGCGTCAGGACTCGTGAGACCACACCCTTAGAATGGGCAACGACCCAAAATAACCTGGGGAATGCCTACCGGGAAATGTCCACAGGCGATCGCGCGGCGAACCTAAAGAAAGCCATCACCTGCTATAACGCCGCCCTCAGCGTCAGGACTTGTGAGACCGCACCCTTACAATGGGCAATGACTCAAAATAACCTAGGGAATGCCTACCGGGAAATGTCCACAGGAGATCGCACGGGGAACCTGCAACAAGCCATCACCTGCTATGAAGCCGCCCTCAGCGTCAGGACTCGTGAGACCGCACCCTTAGATTGGGCAGAGACCCAAAATAACCTGGGTTTAGCCTACTCGGACTTGCCCATGGGCGATCGCGCGGGGAACCTGCAACAAGCCATCAGCTGCTTTAAGGCCGCCCTCACCGTCAGAACGCCGCAACTGTTCCCCCTGGACTGCCTACAAACAGCTCGCAACTGGGGTAACTTGGAATTTCGGGAAGGACAGTGGCACAATGCCTTAACCCAATACCAAACTGCCATCGAAGCCATTGAACAATCGCGCCGCTTTGCCCTCAGTGAAGAGCGTCGTCAGCAGATTGTGCAAGAGTCCATCTACGTTTACGAAAACGCCATCCAAGCGGCCATTAACCTCAAAGACATCGCCAGCGCCCTGGAAATCGTGGAACGAGTCCGGGCGAAGCGTTTAGTCGATTTGATGGCCACCGCAGACCTCTACCAAGATGGGGCAATTCCCGCAGCGGTTCAAGACTGGCTGCACCAACTGGACCAACTGGACCGAGAGATTGCCCAACGTCGTCAGAACGTCGCCTCCACAGAGACTCCAGAAGCGCCAACGTCCCCGGAAGATTCCCCCAAACCCCTGCCAGAGACCCCAGAAGATGACGCTTCCCCTGGAGACTCCCCCAAACACCGCCACGGGGTCTCCCGTCAACTCCGCGCAGCGATGACCGCCACCGAGGAGATTCGGGAACTTGAACAAGAAAAACAGGCCATTCTCGACCAACTCAGCAACCGAGATGATGTGGTTGCCAAACTGCGAGAGGTCCAGCCGCCCAAACTCCAGGATTTTCAACCCCTCCTGTCTGAGAACACCGCCCTCGTCAGCTTCTACACCACCGATGATCACACTCATCTCCTGATTCTCCGTTCCGGGGAGTCTCAGCCGGTTTGTTTCACCTGCCCGGGACAGGGCTACAAACCCCTGCAACTCTGGCTCCGGGAGACTTGGGCGGCGCTTTATCTCCTGGATAAAACCCAATGGCTTGCCCAAATGCAAGCCACCCTCCAGGAACTGGCGCAACGGTTACGCCTCAACGACCTCATCGAGGAACATCTCCAAGGAATTGAGGAACTGGTCTTGGTGCCCCATCTGTTTCTGCATCAAATCCCCTTTGCGGCGTTACCCCTGAAGGATGGCTATCTAGGAGACCGTTTCCGCCTGCGCTATGCCCCCAGTCTGCAAGTGTTGGGCTTCTGTCAGGGTCGCCAGGGGGTGCAGACTCGGGAGTATGGGACCGTGGAAAATGCCACCGATGATTTGCCCTTTAGTTCCTTTGAGGGGGCGACGGTGGCGCACTTGTTTGAGATTGAGTCGCAACGGCGGCTGATTGGGGCGCAAGCCAAGACGACGGCGTACCGAGGCTTGTTGGAGGCGAGTAATTACCTCGTCAGCAGTCACCACGCCCAAAGTCGCTGGGATAATCCCCTGGAGTCGGGGTTAAAACTCAGTGATGGCACGATTACGGTCAGTCAACTGTTTTCTCCGGCTTGGCGCTTTCCGCAGTTGGAGGAGGTCTATCTCTCCTGTTGTGAGACGGGGTTGTTTCTGCCGGATAGTGCCCTGGATGAGCCGGTGGCGGTGAGTACGGGCTTTCTCTGTGCCGGGGCGCGGGGGGTGATTGCCAGTCAATGGTCGATTTATGATTTGTCGGTGGCGTTGGTGTCGGGGTTGTATCACCAGCAACGTCATCAGGGCTTGTCCCGGGTGGCGGCGTTGCAGCGGGCGCAGCAGGAGATGCGGCAGATGACGGGGAAGACGTTTCAGCAAGCCTATGCTAAACCCCTCCGGACGTATCTCAAGTCGGAACAGCGACGGCTACAGCAAGACGTTGAGGCGGTGCATCGCTTGCAGAACGGGGAGCGACTGATTAAACGCTATTGCCATGAGGCGCATCCCTTTGAGCATCCGGTACATTGGGCGGGTTTAGGCTGTTATGGCTTGGGATGAAATGCACTAATTGCACGTTTTGTCAAGGTTAAAGAGGTGAAATCATGGATAAATTTGAGCGGTCAATGGGTCAAGAGATGGGGCAAACTACAGGGAGTTCACCCCAGTCGAGGACTGCCAAAATGATGAAGCAAGACCAATGCCCCCCGGAGATTCATGAGCAACTCAAGGATATTTTTCGCCGGGCCTTACAGGCGGAGTCACCAGAAGAATGTAAACGATTACGACGAGAAGGATTAAACATGATGATGAAAGCACCCAAGGAATGTTTTTGGCGGGGATATGCGCTCCACTATGAGGAGGATTTGCTCTATGTGGAGGCTTCGCTTGACGCTTTGGACTATATTGAACGGAAAATTTATGGCGATATTCGCGGTTCGGGGACGGCGGAGGAGAAAGCCTACGACCCCGACAAGGGAGATGCTAGCCCCCTTACGCTTTGGAATATCCGCTGTAAGGGCGCTTATGAGGATAAGCGTCAGGAACGGAAGGACTTGATTCAGGAGACTCCCCGCGATGGCTTAGGGAGACGGCTAGAGGCGGGGGAGATGGCTCAAGCCGATGAGGAACCCAGCCGCTTGGAGAAGGTTCGCCAAGAGTTTGAGTTAGACCCGACTGGGGCTTTAAAGACTAATTTTGTCCGCCAAACTCCCCCACCGCCGATTACGGTTCAGTCGGTGTTACTGCGGATTTATGATTATGCCTCTTGTGGGGAAAAATGGACGCTGAAACGGTTGGCTGAGGAGTTTAATGTGTCTCCTGGGGTAATGAATGGGGCTTGGAGTCGAACGATTCGTCCTTTGTTGGCCCAGATGGGCGATCGGCTTTGTTGATGTGTATTGATAATTAGATTGACGACATTCAACCCAGAGGAACATTATGACGACTGAACAATTTGAAGAAAAATTCGGACAACTGATTCCGATTCCGAGTCGGGTTCATGAACAATTAAATGGTTTGCTGAATCGACTATCACCTGAACAAGTGCAAAGGATTCGTCCTCGGGCGATCGCCGTTTGGGTGGTGGCCCGCTAT contains these protein-coding regions:
- the glyS gene encoding glycine--tRNA ligase subunit beta, with the protein product MPTFLLEVGTEELPASFVDGAIAQWRDRIPASLSEAFLEPAAVEIYGTPRRLAVLLHNLPSQQPNRSEDIKGPPVRAAYNDGQPTKAAEGFARKQDVSLDDLEIRDTEKGEFVFVRKQIPGRPTAEILTELIPQWIFKLEGKRFMRWGDGDLRFPRPIRWLVALLDESILPLTITSGSDVVTSDRHSAGHRVLHPDPVSISNAADYLENLRQAAIEVTPQRRRDSIIEGIHRCAAQVGGTADIPDDLLAEVVQLVEYPTAVLGKFDDDFLILPPEVITTVMVSHQRYFPVLNAEKPQELLPYFITISNGDPAKSDLIAAGNERVIRARLADGEFFYKADCEQPLETLVPQLETITFQEDLGTVKDKVDRLTAVADQLGQALHLSESDQANIRRACYLCKADLVSQMVYEFPELQGVMGEKYARVSGEAEAVSRAIFEHYLPRGADDILPQTVTGQIVGLSDRLDTLVSIFGLGLLPSGSSDPFALRRAANAVVNIIWAANLELNLNQFLQQGVETFKTAHPQASPELLTQLQEFFLQRLQTLLQDDKGIDYDLVNGVLGEDDADYAQRALEDVLDTRDRAEFLQKIRQEGTLDVIYEIVNRSARLAKKGSLSTQDLNPETVINPELFESSAEQGFYDALLGLLPRTEAAQRDRNYSQLIEGLVEIAPTVREFFDGENSVLVMADDEAVKTNRLNLLGLLRNHARVLADFGAIVKNG
- a CDS encoding MFS transporter — translated: MSEQPLKHSRLIAASPIYYGWVVLLAGSLGMLMTIPGQTVGVSVFLDKIILDLDISRSLVSFLYLLGTVSGSFFLPGFGRFIDRSGPRKAVILIASLFALACVYMGLVANIVMLALGFIAIRSLGQGALALVSLNVINLWFVRRRGFALSISGIGLALGIGVFPLIIESLINQLGWRLAYASLGGVVALTILPLGALFYREQPERYGLQPDGHHQAGEAVALSEVNYTLPAARRTLTFWIFTAGSICVAMLITGLLFHHYSIMANSGIERSVAAMVFVPFGVITALANLITGVLLDRISPRFLMATMLLLMGSALFLAVRITTGEGMLLYGGLLGLIEGMNGVLKSGIYAYYFGRSHLGSITGFATTLAVIGTATGPVSFALGFEHFGSYGPVLALTALPPVLVALALLLTPSQLLETAP
- a CDS encoding leucine-rich repeat domain-containing protein, producing the protein MTSVNRLNPLLNWGLRLTTLSCLAGGVLAAEISPPQKQQSAPSAEAQVPERFAQWCQQRDRLPETTQRTIEVMLRRADRQDCLEAETRLNEIDDLNLSAQSLSDLRPLASLTHLTRLDLSVNEIEDISPLENLTQLEEVLLSLNQIEDISALEPLVNLRLINLDRNQIEDISPLSSLENLRVLFLNENQIDDISALGRLPELRFLFINDNQIDDISALTGLINLQTLSLNQNQITDISPLRPLVEMYELHLDNNQISDLDGLQGMTGLNELYLSGNQIRNIEPLSALNALTQLYVRDNKISDISPLPDLASLNWVDFEGNEILDISPLGEMTTLVRVILRDNPVTPSTCPVEPSICQFEPDV
- a CDS encoding UDP-N-acetylmuramoyl-tripeptide--D-alanyl-D-alanine ligase, producing MRVFLQHLAHVLAATPKGCSDQSLNRACTGISTDTRSVNPGNLFIALPGERFDGHDFVYTARERGAIAVLVHHPFDDESLPQLVVPDTLAAYQRLGRWWRDTHAVPVIGVTGSVGKTTTKELIAAVLGIHGNVLKTQENFNNEIGVPKTLLQLNENHTYAVVEMAMRGKGQIAELTHIARPDIGVITNVGTAHIGLLGSREAIAQAKCELLAEMPQTGCAVLNADDALLMETAAQVWSGKTVTFGLTAGDLQGKLIDSETLELEGISYPLPLPGRHNALNYLAAIAVARLLNLNTNRLNHGLAVNIPNGRAQKHLLPGDVVFLDETYNAGLESMLASLDLLAESPGQRRIAVLGTMKELGEQSLDFHRQVGERVKQLKLDALFVLAELPEAEAMADGAYGISFVDIENLESPQAHDALASRLQEFLQEGDRVLFKASHSVALDRIIQRLKA